The genomic segment CAGTGAAAACAGCAACAAAGGTAGCAGGATAGCGACCAGTAAGAGACTTTAACCTAACAGTTTCAAAAAGCTCAGTTAATACATACCGCTGAATACGTGTAGCAGAATCAAGGGTAGTAGCAGTAAAACTGATAACTACCACAGCAATAATCGCTTTACTCAAATCCAGAGGAATACCGTAAGAATTTAAGAAAGGTGCGCCGCCATTAACAAAAGCAGAAACTTTGGCTGCAAAACCACTGGCAGCACCCCAACTTTTATAATGGGCTACCCAGCCAGCTTTGGTAGCAAAACCGGCGGTACAGGCAAGAACAACAAAGAGAGCCAGAATACCTTCAACAATCATTCCACCATAACCGATAAACTTAGCATCTACTTCTGAATTAATCTGTTTAACTGTTGTACCGCAGGAAACCAGACTATAGAATCCTGAAATTTCTCCACAGGCGTAAGTAATCCCGTGGCTTAAGCAGAGTTCATACAGGAAGGGTGGATGCGATATAACAATAAACCAGTAAAACCACAATCCATGTCATCAATTCAGAACCAAAAATAGCGGGCATCTTAAACCCAGGCATTAAAACTTCAAGCCAGATAAATATGCAGGCAATAACGGCAGGAATTGTAACCTCTTCCCCTTCTTATATACCAGAAAACTTAAAATAACGGCTAATGGAATTTCTATAAATATTGAGAATACAGTGTGCTGAATACTCATAAAAAGAAAAGCGATTACCAAAGCAAAAACAGCGATGAATATAACCAGAGCAAAAAAGATAATTAATAAGAATAAAATCTTGGCCCGTGGTCCAATAAGTTTAGCAGTAATATCACCAACAAATCTACCTTTATTCCTCAATGAAACTACCAGTGCGCCAAAATCATAAACAGCTCCTAGAAAAATAGTACCCAATACAATCCAGAGTAATGCAGGTACCCAACCCCAGATAACAGCAATAGCCGGGCCAACTATTGGCGCTGCTCCGGCAATTGAGATAAAGTGATGACCAAAAAGAACGTGTTTTTGAGTTAGCACAAAGTCGATATTATCATTGAATTTATGAGCCAGAAGTAACCCGATTTGGATCAAGCCTAAAAACCTTGTTACTTAAGTAAGTCCCATAAAACCGATAGGCAAGATAATATAAAATTAAAACCACTAAAGCCACCAACAACGCATTCATATATATTCCCCTCCTTTTATAAATTTTTAAATTTTAACTATTACAACCCAAACCCAACTTGTTCCCAGCTATCACCTCCTGATTAATATATTTCTTTATTTCTTAAATTTTTATATGATTATACTGCAAAAAGCTAATTTTGAGCGACATAGAAATTTTTCGCCAAATCATCTTAACGAGATTTCCGACGAAATAAGGCCTCATCACAGGAAATGATGAGCTAATCAAGGGCCAGGAAGGCCCTTTGATTAGGAAGCCTTATTTCGGCGGAAATCGAGCTTTAGATGACTCGAAAAATTTCTCAAGAAGCGAAAAATTAGCTTTTTGCAGTTTAACCTTATATAATTTTTTCCTTAAATAAGAAAAAAAAAGATCAGGAAGATTTCCTCCTGACCTCTTTATAATCCTAAAAGGGAGATAAGTTTTTTAACCCCATTTTCCTTTTTTCATATGACCTTCTAACTCAGCTTTTATTTTTTGACCTAATTCAAAAGCTATAGCTTTTGCTTCTTTAAAAACTTTGACACAACCTGGATCTAAATCATCTTCAATTCCTTCTTCAGCTAATTCAATGATCGTATCTAATAATGTTTTAATTTCCATATGTAGATCATTGGTATATCGGGAACGAAGAATTTTTTC from the Anoxybacter fermentans genome contains:
- a CDS encoding rubredoxin-like domain-containing protein, with translation MNFMFKCSVCNFIYEREAAPEQCPKCGAPKEKFIEISEEVKEKILRSRYTNDLHMEIKTLLDTIIELAEEGIEDDLDPGCVKVFKEAKAIAFELGQKIKAELEGHMKKGKWG
- a CDS encoding carbon starvation CstA family protein, with amino-acid sequence MIQIGLLLAHKFNDNIDFVLTQKHVLFGHHFISIAGAAPIVGPAIAVIWGWVPALLWIVLGTIFLGAVYDFGALVVSLRNKGRFVGDITAKLIGPRAKILFLLIIFFALVIFIAVFALVIAFLFMSIQHTVFSIFIEIPLAVILSFLVYKKGKRLQFLPLLPAYLSGLKF
- a CDS encoding carbon starvation CstA family protein produces the protein MWFYWFIVISHPPFLYELCLSHGITYACGEISGFYSLVSCGTTVKQINSEVDAKFIGYGGMIVEGILALFVVLACTAGFATKAGWVAHYKSWGAASGFAAKVSAFVNGGAPFLNSYGIPLDLSKAIIAVVVISFTATTLDSATRIQRYVLTELFETVRLKSLTGRYPATFVAVFTAFLLTLINGGKGGLILWPLFGVVNQLLVGLVFLVVTVYLLRQAKSVKSTLIPMIFMLVMTG
- a CDS encoding carbon starvation CstA family protein — protein: MNALLVALVVLILYYLAYRFYGTYLSNKVFRLDPNRVTSGS